GAGGAAGGAGAAGCCACCTCGACCCGCAGCCGGGTCATGCAGTTCTCCACGTCGGCGATGTTCGAGGACCCGCCGACGGTGTCGAGGATCTGTTGTGCGAGTTGCTGTGCATCGGTCATTGATGGTGCTCCTCGGGGGAAGGAAGGACGAACGAGAGAAATCAGGAAAGGACGGCGCGCAGGGAACCGTCAGCAGCAGCGAGCCGAGAACGGACGACGGAAGCGGACGACCCGGTGAGGATCATCGCGATGGCCGTCTTGACCTCGCCGTCCGCGGCATCGAGGGCTGCGGCGACATCGGCCGGAGCAGCCCCGGTCACGTCCTGCACGAGCGAGAACGACCGTGCGACGAGCTTCTCGTTCGTCGCACGCACGTCGACCATCCGGTTGCCGTACGTCTTGTTGCTGCGCACCATCGCCAGCGTGGTGAGCATGTTGAGGACGAGCTTCTGTGCGGTCCCCGCCTTCAGGCGGGTCGACCCGGCGATGAACTCGGGACCGACGACCACGTCGATGGCGATGTCGGCTTCCCGCCCCGCGGCCGAGTCGGGGTTGCACGCGACGGAGACGGACAGGGCGGACCTGCGCCGCGCCTCCAGGATGGCCGCGATGACGTAGGGCGTCCTGCCGGACGCGCTGATCCCGACGACCACGTCGTCGGCCGTCAGGCCGAGCGCGTCGAGGTCGCGGACGGCGGCTGCTTCGTCGTCCTCGGCGCCCTCGACGGCGGTGGTGAGGGCGACGGAACCGCCGGCGATGACGCCGACGACCTGCGAGGGGTCGGTGCCGAAGGTGGGCGGGCACTCGCTGGCGTCGAGGACGCCGAGCCGGCCCGGCGTGCCGGCGCCGACGTAGATCAGGCGGCCGCCGCGCGAGAACGCTGCGGCGATCGAGTCGGCAGCGAGGGCGATGGCCGGGAGGCACGGCTCGAGCGCCGCGGGCACGCTGCGGTCGAGCGCGTTCATGCGCTGGGCAGCCTCGAGGGTGGAGACGAGGTCGATGTCGTCGAGGGACGAATCGGTGGCCTCGGTCGCGAGGTGCTGCAGCTCCTCGCGGAGGTCGTCGTGGTGGTGCATGGTGCTCGATTCAGGAACGGTGGTGCGTGCGGACCGCGTGGCGGCTGCGCGCGAGGAGCGGGCGGGAGCGTTCGTCGGTGCGCTGGGCGACGACGATGAACAGGGCGTCGACGATGGCGAGCTGGCTCATCCGGCTGCCCATCGCGGCGGGGCGCAGATCGCTCTCGGCGCCGGCCACGCCCAGCAGGACGTGGTCGGTGTGGTGGGTCAGCGGCGAGGTGGCGTGGCCGGTGATCGCGACGACGGTGGCCTCGTGCATCTTGGCCTCGGTGGCCACCTCGAGCGCCTCGACCGTGGTGCCGGAGTGGCTCGTGATGACGAGGACGTCCTTCGGGCCGAGGACGCTCGCGAGGGTCAGGGCGTTGTGCGGGTCGTCCGCGATCGAGCTCGCGATGCCGATGCGTTCGAGCTTGAGGTGGAGGTCGCGGGCGACGATGCCGCTCGCGCCGACGCCGTACAGGACGACCCGCCGGGCCTCGCTGATGCGGACCGCTGCGGCTTCGAGGGTGAACGGGTCGAGCGTGGCGCGCGTGTCGCTCATCACGGCGCGGACGTCCTCGGTGACCTTCGCGATCACGGTGGTGACGTCGTCGTCGACGCTGACGCCCGCGTGGATCTCGGTTTCGCGCCGCTCATGGATGCCCCGCTCGACGGCCCGGGTCATGCTGCGCTGGAGTGCGGCGAAGTTCGCGAACCCGAGGTGCTGGGCGAAGCGGGAGACGGTCGCGGGGGACACCCCGGCGCGGTCGGCGAGTTCGGCGGCGCTCGTGGTGGCCGCGGTGCCGGGGTCGTCGAGGACGGCATCGGCGATCGCGCGCATGCTCGTCGGCATCGAACCGGACTGGGTCCGGACGAGGGCGAACGCGTCGGCGCGGTCGGTACGGTCAGCGATCGTCATGCGCTCCATGAAAGCGCATTGCACCGACAGTCGCCAGTGCTGCAAGTTACTTTCGTGTTTCGTCGACGCGTTCCGTGAGCAGAAAGTGTCGGGTCGGCGCCTCGGACCCGACCGTTTCTGCTCACCAAGCAGGCGACCTCAGGCGCGCCGGTACCGGGTCGCCGGCTTGCCCGGGCCCGCGGCAGCGCGCGACCCCGTGTCGACCAGCAGCGGCAGCATCGCCCGGCGGAACGAGTCGGGCAGGAGCCGCTCGCCACGGACGGCCTCGTGCGCGTGCCGCAGCTCCGACATCGTGAATGGCTCGGCCAGGAGGCCTCGCGGATCGGGTGCCGCAGCGTACGACGCCCGCAAGGAGGCCACCGCGAACGCCACGATGTCGTCGTGCCCGTGCACCATCCCCGTCGCGGTGTCGACCGGGACCAGCCGCGCCTGTGACGGGTTCAACGACGACGACAGCGCTGAGAAGGGCACCACGTCGAGGTGCGCCACCGACAGCACCCATCCCCGGTCGTCCCGCGCGGGGTCGTCGAACACGTGCAGCTGCGTCGGCGCCAGCCCCGTCACGCCGGCCTTGTCGGACAGTGACCGCAGGACCGCCGCCGCCAACCGCTCGCCCTCGTGCACGAACGTCCCCGGCAGCCGCCAGTCGCCGTCGGTCGCGTCGCACACCTGCAGGACGGAGAGATCGCCCCCGGTCGGCACCGTCAGCACCGCGGTGTCGACGGCGACGGACGGCCGCGGGTAGTCGGTCAGCCGCTTGCCGCTTGCGTCGCGGTACTGGTTCGCCATGGCAGCGAGTTTACGCACACTTGCGCAAACTGCGACGATCGTGCAGACTCGGGTTTACGCAATTCCGCGCAAACCTGAGGAGGCGGCCATGCTGACCACCGAACAGACCGACCGGGCGATCGGCGCCGTCATCGGCTCCGCCGCGGGCGACGCGCTCGGCGCGGGCTACGAGTTCCGCCCCGCCGTCCCCGAACCCACCCCGATCCGGATGGCCGGCGGCGGCTCGTTCGGCTGGGCTCCGGGGGAGTGGACGGACGACACGAGCATGGCCGTCCCGATCCTCCGCACGCTCGCGCGCGGCGGCGACCCGGCATCCGAGGAAGCGCTCGACGGCCTCGTCGCGGCCTGGGCAGCGTGGGCCGTCACCGCGCCCGACGTCGGCATCCAGACGCGCAACGTCCTCACGGGTCTGGAGGCGCGGGTCGCCTCCCACGCACGCGCTGCGGCCCGGCAGGAACACGAGTACAAGGGGCAGTCGGCCGGCAACGGATCGCTCATGCGGACGGCACCGCTCGTGCTCGGGTACCTGACCGGTGCGGCCGACGAGGAACTGCGGCTCGCCGAGGCCGCCCGGGCGATCAGCGACCTCACGCACTACGAGTCGGACGCCGGGGACGCCTGCGTGCTCTGGTGCGTGGCGATCCGGCACACGGTGCTCACCGGCGAGCTCGACGTGCTGCGGGGCCTCGACCTGCTCGACCTCGAGAAGCGTCGGCTGTGGGTGGACCGGCTCGTCACGGCGGAGCACTCCGAGCCGGTCGACTTCACGGACTCGAACGGGTGGGTGGTGTCCGCGATGCAGGCCGCGTACTCGGCGGTCAAGCGGAGTTCGTCGCTCGAGGACGCCCTCGTCCGCGCGGTCCGAACCGGGAACGACACCGACACGGTGGCTGCGATCGCCGGCGGGCTCGCGGGTGCGCTGTACGGCGCGGCTGCGCTGCCGGCCGAGTGGCGCGAGCTCTTGCACGGGTGGCCGAGCCTCCGCGC
The sequence above is a segment of the Curtobacterium sp. BH-2-1-1 genome. Coding sequences within it:
- the murQ gene encoding N-acetylmuramic acid 6-phosphate etherase codes for the protein MHHHDDLREELQHLATEATDSSLDDIDLVSTLEAAQRMNALDRSVPAALEPCLPAIALAADSIAAAFSRGGRLIYVGAGTPGRLGVLDASECPPTFGTDPSQVVGVIAGGSVALTTAVEGAEDDEAAAVRDLDALGLTADDVVVGISASGRTPYVIAAILEARRRSALSVSVACNPDSAAGREADIAIDVVVGPEFIAGSTRLKAGTAQKLVLNMLTTLAMVRSNKTYGNRMVDVRATNEKLVARSFSLVQDVTGAAPADVAAALDAADGEVKTAIAMILTGSSASVVRSRLAAADGSLRAVLS
- a CDS encoding MurR/RpiR family transcriptional regulator — encoded protein: MTIADRTDRADAFALVRTQSGSMPTSMRAIADAVLDDPGTAATTSAAELADRAGVSPATVSRFAQHLGFANFAALQRSMTRAVERGIHERRETEIHAGVSVDDDVTTVIAKVTEDVRAVMSDTRATLDPFTLEAAAVRISEARRVVLYGVGASGIVARDLHLKLERIGIASSIADDPHNALTLASVLGPKDVLVITSHSGTTVEALEVATEAKMHEATVVAITGHATSPLTHHTDHVLLGVAGAESDLRPAAMGSRMSQLAIVDALFIVVAQRTDERSRPLLARSRHAVRTHHRS
- a CDS encoding NUDIX domain-containing protein — encoded protein: MANQYRDASGKRLTDYPRPSVAVDTAVLTVPTGGDLSVLQVCDATDGDWRLPGTFVHEGERLAAAVLRSLSDKAGVTGLAPTQLHVFDDPARDDRGWVLSVAHLDVVPFSALSSSLNPSQARLVPVDTATGMVHGHDDIVAFAVASLRASYAAAPDPRGLLAEPFTMSELRHAHEAVRGERLLPDSFRRAMLPLLVDTGSRAAAGPGKPATRYRRA
- a CDS encoding ADP-ribosylglycohydrolase family protein; this encodes MLTTEQTDRAIGAVIGSAAGDALGAGYEFRPAVPEPTPIRMAGGGSFGWAPGEWTDDTSMAVPILRTLARGGDPASEEALDGLVAAWAAWAVTAPDVGIQTRNVLTGLEARVASHARAAARQEHEYKGQSAGNGSLMRTAPLVLGYLTGAADEELRLAEAARAISDLTHYESDAGDACVLWCVAIRHTVLTGELDVLRGLDLLDLEKRRLWVDRLVTAEHSEPVDFTDSNGWVVSAMQAAYSAVKRSSSLEDALVRAVRTGNDTDTVAAIAGGLAGALYGAAALPAEWRELLHGWPSLRADDLVALSEQALATH